A genomic region of Rhipicephalus sanguineus isolate Rsan-2018 chromosome 3, BIME_Rsan_1.4, whole genome shotgun sequence contains the following coding sequences:
- the LOC119386217 gene encoding fibronectin type-III domain-containing protein 3A-like: MLEYDQGNDGQFVPVFTGLQKQFKVSKLAASTVYSFRLAATNAVGTSPWSGVSRFTTCGAAPPAPEPPKVLQVTCSTATLEWNARPCDDSYTLSIEQEGSQHGFLPVYNGSDTKFTCTRLVRKTEYRFRLVAHNEEGSSGPSRVGNLQTLADRPGRPSRPSAKGRVHSNHFVAAWDAPKDDGGAPVTQYCLQMDSGKGFDAVYTGSEREATCSGLEPGSSYRLRVNCTNCGGTSDFSEVSTVVTTALCPGMCDPPRLHGKPKAISAHLRWGAASSTGGAAVTAYELQVSEEDDSQSRVAYRGPDMDCTVAGLSPGRTYLFRVRAVNSVGNFL, translated from the exons ATGCTCGAGTACGACCAG GGTAACGATGGCCAATTCGTGCCAGTGTTCACGGGGCTGCAGAAGCAGTTCAAGGTGTCCAAGCTGGCTGCCTCAACTGTCTACAGTTTTCGTTTGGCCGCAACCAATGCAGTGGGCACCAG CCCGTGGAGTGGTGTGAGCCGATTCACGACGTGTGGTGCTGCTCCTCCAGCCCCGGAACCACCAAAGGTGCTGCAAGTGACTTGCTCCACGGCGACACTAGAGTGGAATGCCCGGCCCTGTGATgactcctacactctctccataGAGCAGGAAGGATCG CAACATGGCTTCTTGCCAGTTTACAATGGGTCTGACACCAAGTTCACCTGTACACGTCTTGTCCGTAAGACCGAATACAGGTTTCGG CTGGTCGCCCACAATGAAGAGGGCTCAAGCGGGCCGAGCCGTGTCGGAAACCTTCAAACTCTGGCCGATCGCCCGGGAAGGCCATCCCGCCCCTCTGCTAAGGGACGCGTCCACAGCAATCACTTCGTTGCAGCTTGGG ATGCACCTAAGGATGATGGTGGTGCACCTGTCACTCAGTATTGCTTGCAGATGGATTCTGGAAAAG GATTTGATGCGGTGTACACTGGCTCGGAACGGGAGGCAACGTGTTCTGGCTTGGAACCTGGTTCTTCATACAGGCTCAGAGTGAACTGCACAAACTGTGGAGGCACCAGTGAT TTTTCGGAGGTGTCTACAGTTGTAACAACGGCCCTGTGCCCTGGAATGTGCGACCCTCCTCGACTCCACGGGAAACCCAAAGCCATTTCGGCGCACCTGCGATGGG GAGCAGCGTCATCAACGGGTGGTGCTGCCGTGACGGCGTACGAGCTCCAGGTGTCCGAGGAGGATGACAGCCAGTCACGAGTGGCTTACCGAGGCCCTGACATGGACTGCACGGTGGCAGGCCTCTCGCCAGGCCGTACCTATCTGTTCCGTGTGCGGGCGGTCAACTCGGTCGGG